The Stratiformator vulcanicus genome has a segment encoding these proteins:
- a CDS encoding quinol:electron acceptor oxidoreductase subunit ActD: MATVVEPDREKAAGEPESKRLVGVVAEFETQDALLSASEKVRDRGYSRWDTYAPFPVHGIDEAMGIQQSKLPWLVLGGGITGCTIAIAMQSYLNGVELGDLPFTILSGYAYPTSGKPLFSLPANIPIAFELTILLSAFAAFFGMLVLNQLGRLYNPLFKLEKFARSTNDRFFLGIDSADGKFDKDSAASMLSDLGASSVETVYDDESPAIPPMFRTIGVIVVVLALIPPVCVAWTRATTWTTPRIHPVQDMDFQPSYKPQQRNIFFADNRAMRPQVDGTVARGEFESPEDEELLEGTLPPSAVEVREQLIQFASLLQDSSGGNAAAAPGEPQGNWTDSIPVQVDQKLMARGRDRFDVFCAPCHGLAGDGNGLVNQRALDLKQTTWLPVPSLHTKTTRNRPNGYIYHAIAKGVRKMPGYGTQISVKDRWAVVLYVRALQLSQNAPEDAVPADELTKLQSDNATDDASN; this comes from the coding sequence ATGGCGACAGTCGTCGAACCTGACCGTGAAAAAGCCGCCGGGGAGCCCGAGTCGAAACGACTCGTCGGCGTCGTGGCCGAATTCGAGACGCAGGACGCCTTGCTGAGTGCGTCTGAAAAGGTTCGCGATCGCGGCTACTCCCGCTGGGATACCTACGCACCGTTTCCCGTTCACGGGATCGACGAGGCGATGGGCATCCAGCAATCGAAGCTGCCCTGGCTCGTTTTAGGTGGCGGGATTACCGGTTGCACAATCGCCATCGCCATGCAGTCGTATTTGAACGGCGTCGAATTGGGCGACCTGCCCTTCACGATTCTGAGCGGCTATGCCTATCCGACCAGCGGTAAGCCGCTCTTCAGTCTGCCGGCCAACATACCGATCGCGTTCGAGTTAACGATTCTGCTCTCCGCGTTCGCCGCATTCTTCGGGATGCTGGTGCTGAACCAATTGGGTCGACTCTACAACCCGTTGTTCAAGCTGGAAAAGTTTGCGCGGTCCACGAACGACCGATTTTTCCTGGGGATCGATTCCGCCGACGGCAAGTTCGATAAGGACTCGGCCGCGTCGATGCTCTCCGATTTGGGAGCTTCGTCGGTTGAGACGGTCTATGATGACGAATCGCCGGCGATTCCGCCGATGTTCCGAACGATCGGCGTGATCGTTGTCGTCTTGGCCTTGATCCCTCCTGTCTGTGTCGCGTGGACGCGAGCGACCACTTGGACGACGCCTCGGATCCACCCCGTCCAAGACATGGATTTTCAGCCTAGCTATAAGCCACAGCAGCGAAATATCTTCTTCGCCGACAACCGGGCGATGCGTCCGCAGGTCGACGGGACGGTCGCGCGGGGCGAATTTGAATCGCCCGAAGACGAAGAGTTGCTGGAAGGCACTTTGCCGCCGAGTGCGGTCGAGGTTCGTGAGCAACTGATTCAGTTTGCGTCACTGCTTCAGGATTCTTCCGGCGGCAACGCGGCCGCGGCACCGGGCGAACCCCAGGGGAATTGGACCGATAGTATCCCTGTCCAAGTCGATCAGAAATTGATGGCTCGTGGGCGCGACCGGTTCGACGTGTTTTGCGCCCCCTGCCATGGTCTGGCCGGTGACGGAAACGGATTGGTCAACCAGCGGGCACTCGACCTGAAGCAAACGACCTGGCTGCCGGTTCCGAGCCTACACACGAAGACGACCCGCAACCGGCCGAATGGTTACATCTACCACGCGATCGCCAAAGGTGTTCGCAAGATGCCGGGATATGGGACGCAAATTTCGGTGAAAGACCGCTGGGCCGTTGTGCTGTATGTGCGGGCCCTTCAATTGAGTCAAAACGCGCCGGAGGATGCCGTTCCTGCCGACGAACTGACCAAGCTGCAATCTGATAACGCGACCGACGACGCCTCCAACTAA
- the nrfD gene encoding NrfD/PsrC family molybdoenzyme membrane anchor subunit, translating into MSAISPTLDTTIEVPGRRTPLVIGNNDYNSVTETVAGVHERKTPLGWYIGFGIAVTWLAILGACIGYLITTGVGVWGNMNPVFWGWPIVNFVFWVGIGHAGTLISAILFLFRQNWRTSINRFAEAMTIFAVVCAGMFPGIHIGRIWVSYWLAPYPNQMAMWPQFRSPLMWDVFAVSTYATVSILFWYMGMIPDLATFRDRAKNKIAQGLYGFFSLGWTGSSRNWHVYEKAYGLLAALAAPLVLSVHTVVSFDFATSQLPGWHTTIFPPYFVAGAIFSGFGMVLTLIIPARAWFGLQDLVTLRHLENMCKVIIATGSMVGYAYGMEFFIAWYSGAIYEGFAFQNRAFGPYAWAYWIMISCNVICPQLFWIPWFRKTPWAMWVVSIFVNIGMWFERFVITVTSLSRDFLPSSWGYFTPTWIDILMLLGSFGLFFTLFLLFCKFLPIVAMSEVKNVLPHDHGDGEDGETAPAEYRA; encoded by the coding sequence ATGTCAGCAATCAGCCCGACACTCGACACGACCATCGAAGTTCCCGGTCGGCGGACCCCGCTGGTGATCGGGAATAACGATTACAACTCGGTCACCGAGACCGTCGCCGGCGTCCATGAGCGGAAAACGCCGCTGGGCTGGTATATCGGATTCGGAATCGCAGTCACGTGGCTCGCGATTTTGGGGGCCTGTATCGGCTATCTCATCACGACCGGTGTCGGCGTGTGGGGAAACATGAACCCCGTCTTCTGGGGTTGGCCGATCGTCAACTTCGTGTTCTGGGTCGGGATCGGGCACGCCGGGACGCTGATCTCGGCAATCCTGTTCTTGTTCCGGCAGAACTGGCGAACGAGTATCAACCGTTTCGCCGAGGCGATGACGATCTTCGCCGTCGTGTGCGCGGGGATGTTCCCGGGGATTCATATCGGTCGAATCTGGGTCAGCTACTGGCTCGCGCCGTATCCGAACCAGATGGCGATGTGGCCGCAGTTCCGTAGCCCTCTGATGTGGGACGTGTTCGCGGTCAGCACCTACGCGACGGTTTCGATTCTGTTCTGGTACATGGGGATGATCCCCGACCTCGCGACGTTCCGGGACCGAGCAAAGAACAAGATCGCCCAAGGTCTATACGGCTTCTTTTCGCTGGGCTGGACCGGGTCGTCGCGGAACTGGCACGTTTATGAAAAAGCGTACGGCCTGTTGGCGGCGTTGGCGGCACCGCTGGTGCTTTCGGTGCACACGGTCGTTTCGTTCGACTTCGCGACGTCGCAGTTGCCCGGTTGGCACACGACGATCTTTCCGCCCTACTTTGTTGCGGGGGCGATCTTCAGCGGGTTCGGAATGGTGCTGACGCTGATTATCCCGGCCCGGGCTTGGTTCGGGCTGCAGGACCTGGTGACGCTGCGTCACCTCGAAAACATGTGCAAGGTTATCATCGCGACCGGCTCGATGGTCGGGTACGCCTATGGGATGGAGTTTTTCATCGCGTGGTACAGCGGAGCAATTTACGAGGGCTTCGCCTTCCAGAATCGCGCGTTCGGGCCGTATGCCTGGGCCTACTGGATCATGATCAGTTGCAACGTGATCTGTCCGCAGTTGTTTTGGATCCCGTGGTTCCGCAAGACTCCTTGGGCGATGTGGGTCGTGAGTATCTTCGTCAATATCGGGATGTGGTTTGAGCGTTTCGTGATTACGGTCACGTCGCTGAGCCGCGACTTTTTGCCCTCCAGTTGGGGCTACTTCACTCCGACGTGGATCGATATCCTCATGCTGCTGGGCAGCTTCGGGTTGTTCTTCACCCTGTTCCTGCTGTTCTGCAAATTCCTGCCGATCGTCGCGATGTCGGAAGTGAAGAACGTTCTGCCGCACGATCATGGCGATGGAGAAGATGGCGAAACGGCACCGGCCGAGTATCGGGCCTAG
- a CDS encoding TAT-variant-translocated molybdopterin oxidoreductase: MTDVSKPPQTTAKPRYWRSLKEFQQSPEFDEFLHREFPQGASEFPEGVSRRRWLQLMGASFSLAGVAGCRWANEELLPFADQGGNRTAGEPQYFASARELGGHSLGLLVTCMDGRPIKVDGNPDHPQFKAAVGGDRGKKKPHRFAPSDQYAQGMILNLYDPDRMGPPVEMTAEGGKPRDEANVSSLMAELRSTVIDNNGEGLAILADISSSPTRARIEALIRQRYPQCTWYEYSPLAESNVAKGMELAFGRRLRPHLRLKKADVIVSLDGDFIGWGGEQLVNIAGWAARRSPESGKKMNRLYVAESQYSQTGANADHRLPIQSGKIAGLLTEIESQVDKVLGGGEADSELPFVKALVEDLRDAGESGLVVAGRTQPPEVHARVMRLNEKLGAIGSTVVLTEDPRADADAGPEGLGLLVDQLNAGAVETLLILGGNPVYDAPADLKFGEAMGKAGRSIRLGEYRDETSMQATWHIPATHEFEQWGDGRSYDGTITLQQPLIEPLHGGRSQIEFLAELLPELPSGGRSIVRQTHAENLSGASAWEKAVHDGFIPETGLSAVEAEINYDEEGPAFEGAAAGESLELVLTPSSSTYDGRYANNGWLQETPGFMTKLTWDNAAILAPKTAEKLGVTFEDLIEISVGETSVRAPVLIMPGQAIGSIGLALGYGRTAAGLVGGHVGLEDIEPTDPVGANAYQVRTADALEMVPDVKVSILGLTYPLATTQDHFPIDEMGLEGTYTRVGALVREATVEQFEEHPDFAEHAVHHPPVTKQLWENPLASGMEERKSGEYKGYAWGMTVDLSRCVGCNACLVACQSENNVPVVGKEQVGNGREMHWLRIDRYFIADPDNPDALDDPAVSSQPMACVHCETAPCEQVCPVAATVHDEEGLNSMVYNRCVGTRYCANNCPYKVRRFNYFYYNEQYDHLEYDGQLPKFESAEEKAKRRTNAALASMVLNPEVTVRTRGVMEKCTYCTQRIQKAKIESGNEGRKVEDGEIVTACQAACPADAIVFGDINNASTVVSKERNNPRAYGLLSELNTRPRTEYLARIRNPHPSLEKSESYYGITPMGHGSHVEHYDGEHGHDAEGEHAHEEHDHAESGSTAH, translated from the coding sequence ATGACCGACGTTTCCAAACCCCCGCAGACGACCGCGAAACCTCGCTACTGGCGGAGCTTGAAAGAGTTTCAGCAGAGCCCGGAGTTCGACGAGTTCCTGCATCGTGAGTTTCCGCAGGGAGCTTCGGAGTTTCCTGAGGGCGTCTCGCGTCGCCGCTGGCTGCAATTGATGGGGGCCTCTTTCTCGCTCGCCGGCGTCGCCGGTTGCCGCTGGGCGAATGAAGAACTGCTGCCGTTCGCTGATCAGGGCGGCAATCGCACGGCAGGTGAGCCGCAGTATTTTGCGTCAGCTCGGGAGTTGGGCGGTCATTCGCTTGGGTTGCTTGTCACCTGCATGGACGGTCGGCCGATTAAGGTCGACGGCAACCCTGATCATCCTCAGTTCAAGGCGGCGGTCGGGGGCGACCGTGGCAAGAAAAAGCCCCACCGCTTCGCGCCGAGCGATCAATACGCTCAGGGCATGATCCTGAATCTCTACGATCCCGATCGGATGGGGCCGCCTGTCGAGATGACCGCCGAGGGTGGCAAGCCCCGTGACGAGGCGAATGTTTCCTCGCTCATGGCCGAGTTGAGGTCGACGGTGATCGACAACAACGGCGAAGGTCTGGCGATTTTGGCGGATATTTCTTCGTCACCGACGCGTGCCCGGATTGAGGCATTGATCCGCCAGCGCTATCCGCAATGCACGTGGTACGAGTACAGCCCGCTCGCCGAGAGTAATGTTGCGAAAGGCATGGAGCTCGCCTTTGGCCGTCGATTGAGGCCGCATCTGCGGCTGAAGAAGGCGGATGTGATTGTATCGCTCGATGGTGACTTCATTGGCTGGGGCGGCGAGCAGCTCGTGAATATCGCCGGTTGGGCCGCGCGGCGGTCGCCCGAGTCGGGAAAGAAGATGAATCGGCTCTACGTGGCCGAGAGTCAGTATTCGCAGACCGGTGCGAACGCCGACCATCGCCTGCCGATTCAGTCGGGGAAGATCGCCGGCTTGCTTACCGAGATCGAGTCACAGGTCGACAAAGTGCTTGGTGGTGGCGAGGCCGACTCCGAGCTTCCCTTTGTTAAAGCCCTTGTCGAAGACCTTCGGGATGCTGGGGAATCGGGCCTCGTCGTTGCTGGCCGGACTCAGCCGCCAGAAGTTCACGCTCGCGTGATGCGGCTTAATGAAAAGCTCGGTGCGATCGGCAGCACGGTTGTGTTGACCGAAGATCCGCGGGCGGATGCCGATGCGGGACCCGAAGGGCTCGGGCTACTGGTCGATCAGTTGAATGCTGGCGCTGTCGAAACGTTACTGATCCTTGGCGGGAACCCCGTTTACGATGCCCCTGCCGATCTGAAGTTCGGCGAGGCCATGGGCAAGGCCGGGCGATCGATTCGGCTCGGCGAGTATCGGGATGAAACCTCGATGCAGGCAACGTGGCACATCCCGGCGACTCATGAGTTTGAGCAGTGGGGTGATGGTCGCTCTTACGACGGCACCATCACGCTGCAGCAGCCGTTGATCGAACCGCTTCACGGCGGGCGCTCGCAAATCGAGTTTCTGGCCGAGTTGCTGCCGGAGCTGCCCAGTGGTGGTCGCTCGATTGTGCGTCAGACTCACGCCGAAAATCTTTCCGGGGCTTCGGCATGGGAAAAGGCGGTCCATGACGGGTTTATTCCCGAGACCGGCCTGTCCGCCGTCGAGGCAGAGATCAATTACGACGAGGAAGGCCCGGCCTTTGAAGGTGCCGCAGCGGGTGAATCGCTCGAGCTCGTGTTGACGCCGAGTTCTTCGACGTATGACGGTCGCTACGCGAACAACGGTTGGTTGCAGGAAACGCCCGGCTTCATGACGAAGCTGACTTGGGATAACGCGGCGATCCTCGCCCCGAAAACAGCCGAAAAGCTCGGCGTGACGTTTGAAGACTTGATTGAGATTTCCGTCGGGGAAACCTCAGTGCGTGCCCCGGTGCTGATCATGCCCGGTCAGGCGATCGGCTCAATTGGGCTGGCGTTAGGTTATGGTCGAACCGCAGCGGGTCTTGTCGGTGGCCATGTCGGGCTTGAAGACATTGAGCCGACCGATCCGGTTGGTGCCAACGCGTATCAGGTGCGGACTGCCGATGCTCTTGAGATGGTGCCCGATGTTAAAGTTTCGATCCTCGGGCTGACCTACCCGCTGGCGACGACGCAGGATCACTTCCCGATCGACGAGATGGGTCTTGAGGGAACTTACACCCGTGTTGGGGCCCTTGTTCGCGAAGCGACGGTCGAGCAGTTTGAAGAACATCCCGACTTCGCCGAGCACGCGGTTCATCATCCGCCGGTGACCAAGCAGTTGTGGGAGAATCCGCTCGCCTCAGGCATGGAAGAGCGTAAGTCGGGCGAGTACAAGGGCTACGCTTGGGGCATGACGGTCGATCTGTCGCGCTGCGTGGGTTGCAACGCCTGTCTGGTGGCTTGCCAGTCGGAAAACAACGTGCCGGTCGTGGGCAAAGAGCAGGTCGGCAACGGTCGGGAGATGCATTGGCTGCGGATCGACCGGTACTTCATCGCCGACCCGGACAACCCTGACGCTCTCGACGACCCAGCGGTTTCCTCTCAGCCGATGGCGTGCGTTCACTGTGAGACCGCTCCCTGTGAGCAGGTCTGCCCCGTCGCCGCGACGGTCCACGACGAAGAGGGCCTCAACTCGATGGTCTATAACCGCTGTGTCGGCACGCGGTACTGTGCGAACAACTGTCCGTACAAAGTGCGGCGGTTCAATTACTTCTATTACAATGAGCAATACGACCACCTCGAATACGATGGCCAATTGCCGAAGTTCGAGTCGGCCGAAGAAAAGGCGAAACGTCGCACGAACGCCGCCCTTGCCAGTATGGTGCTCAATCCGGAGGTCACCGTCCGCACCCGTGGCGTGATGGAGAAGTGCACCTACTGCACGCAGCGGATTCAGAAGGCGAAGATCGAGTCCGGCAACGAAGGCCGAAAGGTCGAAGACGGCGAGATCGTGACGGCCTGTCAGGCGGCTTGCCCGGCCGACGCGATCGTGTTCGGCGACATCAACAACGCCTCGACGGTCGTGTCGAAAGAGCGGAACAATCCGCGAGCCTACGGGTTGCTCTCGGAGCTGAACACGCGCCCGAGGACGGAGTATCTGGCTCGCATCCGCAACCCCCACCCATCGCTTGAGAAGAGTGAGTCCTACTACGGGATCACGCCGATGGGGCATGGTTCGCACGTCGAGCACTACGACGGCGAGCATGGTCACGATGCCGAAGGCGAGCATGCACATGAGGAACACGACCACGCCGAGTCGGGAAGCACCGCGCATTAG
- a CDS encoding cytochrome c3 family protein, whose translation MDRFLFPAWVNSLVVPTIGAIGIGAIYLGGLAVYGASPANLVTGYKPEQPVPFSHKLHSGKMKIDCRYCHTAVEHAAHSNIPATSTCANCHSNEKDAAGQNALVAVHTNSPKLVPVRESLATGAAVEWDRVHDLPDYAYFNHSAHVARGVSCVSCHGRVDTMEVVERVSPLNMAWCLNCHRNPYPNIRPVDEVTNLAWQPPEGKTAEEFGRELAELHGIKPNTDCSTCHR comes from the coding sequence ATGGACCGATTTCTATTTCCCGCTTGGGTCAATTCACTGGTTGTGCCGACGATCGGCGCGATCGGTATCGGTGCAATTTATCTTGGTGGTCTCGCCGTTTATGGCGCGTCCCCCGCAAACTTGGTGACGGGGTACAAGCCGGAGCAGCCGGTTCCCTTTAGTCATAAGTTGCACTCGGGCAAGATGAAGATCGACTGCCGTTACTGCCACACGGCGGTCGAACACGCGGCTCACTCCAACATTCCGGCGACCTCAACGTGCGCGAACTGCCACAGCAATGAGAAAGACGCGGCTGGCCAGAATGCCTTGGTGGCCGTTCACACGAATAGCCCGAAGCTCGTTCCCGTGCGTGAGAGTCTGGCGACGGGGGCTGCGGTCGAGTGGGATCGTGTGCATGACCTGCCGGACTACGCCTACTTCAATCACTCGGCTCACGTCGCACGCGGCGTTAGTTGCGTAAGTTGTCACGGACGCGTCGACACGATGGAAGTCGTCGAGCGGGTCTCACCGCTGAATATGGCTTGGTGTCTCAATTGCCACCGCAATCCCTATCCGAATATTCGGCCGGTTGACGAAGTCACGAATCTGGCGTGGCAGCCGCCCGAGGGGAAGACGGCTGAAGAGTTTGGGCGAGAGCTGGCTGAGCTTCACGGCATCAAACCGAATACGGATTGTTCGACCTGCCACCGCTAA